In Montipora capricornis isolate CH-2021 chromosome 4, ASM3666992v2, whole genome shotgun sequence, a single genomic region encodes these proteins:
- the LOC138046134 gene encoding craniofacial development protein 2-like, producing the protein MRPGLSEDLQAINDARKTAVIDRELHRLNIDMAALQERRLPENGSLKEEHYTFFWQGKSADEPREQGVGFAVRNSLLQIIEPPTDGTERILKMRLSTVEGHVNIICVYAPTLLATVETKDHFYESLDTALSTIPASEHIYVIGDFNARVCSDREAWPNVVGHHGTGKMNDNGQRLLELCCYHNLCITNTFFQKKACHKVSWRHPRSKHWHQLDLVVTRRDSINSVCKTRAYHSADCDTDHSLIASKVKLKPKKLHHTKPVKKCAPLKSKTGEVITDQDKQMTRWVEHYLELYSRQNLVSQEALDALEDLPVLEELDAEPKLEELSKAIDALSCGKAPLRSVRTATTSGQYSPVQPSRSVSKKLLFEKYAFSLKR; encoded by the coding sequence ATGCGGCCCGGACTGTCTGAGGATCTGCAAGCAATTAACGATGCTCGCAAGACAGCAGTGATAGATCGCGAGCTGCACAGATTGAATATCGATATGGCAGCCCTGCAGGAAAGACGACTCCCAGAAAATGGATCCCTTAAGGAGGAACACTACACCTTCTTTTGGCAAGGAAAAAGTGCCGACGAACCCAGGGAACAAGGAGTGGGCTTTGCCGTGAGGAATTCGCTGCTCCAGATAATAGAACCTCCAACAGACGGGACAGAGAGAATTCTCAAGATGCGTCTCTCAACAGTGGAGGGCCATGTCAACATCATCTGTGTTTATGCCCCAACACTACTGGCTACGGTGGAAACAAAGGACCACTTTTACGAATCTCTGGATACTGCACTCAGCACCATCCCAGCGTCCGAGCATATCTACGTCATAGGCGACTTCAATGCAAGGGTATGCTCAGATCGTGAGGCATGGCCAAACGTCGTAGGTCACCACGGCACAGGGAAAATGAACGACAACGGCCAGAGACTTCTGGAACTCTGCTGTTACCACAACCTATGCATAACTAACACCTTCTTCCAGAAGAAAGCATGCCACAAAGTATCTTGGAGACATCCCAGGTCAAAACACTGGCACCAGCTGGATCTAGTCGTCACTAGGCGAGACTCTATCAACAGTGTCTGCAAGACAAGAGCCTACCACAGCGCTGACTGCGACACCGACCACTCGCTTATTGCCTCCAAAGTAAAGCTGAAACCAAAGAAGCTCCACCACACCAAGCCAGTGAAGAAGTGCGCTCCCCTGAAATCCAAGACGGGGGAGGTAATAACAGACCAAGACAAACAGATGACGAGGTGGGTTGAACACTACCTTGAGCTGTACTCCAGACAAAATCTGGTCTCCCAGGAAGCACTCGATGCGCTGGAAGATCTGCCCGTGCTAGAGGAGTTAGATGCAGAACCCAAGTTGGAGGAACTCAGCAAAGCAATTGACGCTCTGTCATGCGGTAAAGCtccgctgcgctcggtccgtactgccacgacctcgggccaatattccccagtacagccctcgcgctcggttagtaagaagttattatttgaaaaatatgcattttctttgaaacgATAA
- the LOC138045581 gene encoding RPA-interacting protein A-like produces MAAMAGCFPRSPDPISRHRSQYKCSTPPWKEQYRKRCLERLKNGRQKFVDRFRKSSIADDSLLVKEVMDEEWQRLSEENLELPQWRPRRETCTPFSGADLDGSEDYSLDEVLSVMDEIQKELLKEERNILAREQYEESLKFEEASLCAAIECLRTDEVPCPVCKSNPLHQNRQVIFCACGLRIDTEHDAVTLTYVRNQIESALEAHRDEHCLEEPEFGLSFVKELGVSNLVSLCKACEFMYIVL; encoded by the exons ATGGCGGCCATGGCAGGTTGTTTTCCAAGAAGTCCTGACCCTATTTCTCGTCACCGCTCGCAATATAAGTGCAGCACGCCGCCGTGGAAAGAACAGTACAGAAAG AGGTGCTTGGAAAGACTAAAGAATGGAAGGCAGAAATTTGTAGATCGATTTAGAAAGAGTTCTATAGCTGATGATTCTCTCTTGGTGAAGGAAGTAATGGATGAAGAATGGCAACGACTGAGTGAAGAGAATTTGGAACTTCCACAATGGCGCCCAAGAAGAGAGACCTGCACACCTTTTTCAGGA gcTGATCTCGATGGATCTGAAGATTATTCACTAGATGAGGTTCTATCAGTAATggatgaaattcaaaaagagCTTCTGAAGGAAG AGCGTAATATACTTGCTCGCGAACAATACGAAGAGAGTCTGAAGTTTGAAGAAGCCTCTTTATGTGCAGCAATTGAATGCCTTAGAACAGATGAAGTTCCTTGTCCAGTCTGTAAAAG CAACCCATTACATCAGAACAGGCAAGTTATTTTCTGTGCATGTGGACTAAGAATTGATACTGAG CATGATGCTGTCACCCTGACTTACGTTAGGAATCAAATTGAGTCAGCTCTTGAAGCACACAG GGATGAGCATTGCTTGGAGGAACCAGAATTTGGTTTATCCTTTGTGAAAGAACTTGGAGTGAGCAACCTAGTTTCACTTTGTAAG GCCTGTGAATTCATGTACATAGTTCTCTGA